In the genome of Kitasatospora cineracea, one region contains:
- a CDS encoding sugar ABC transporter substrate-binding protein has product MNSMTRRLVIGTAAVSMTLSLAACGDDKSSSSGNQSIGLLLPERSSSTRYEAFDKPLIQTSVEGLCTKCTLDYANADGDEKVQKQQFDALLSRGVKVILLDPVNAAVTAPWVEEAKKKGTKVIAYDRLAAGDVIAYISFDNQRTGELQGQALLDAMGRAGKKPADSEILMINGAETDPNAGAFKTGAHLALDGKVKRIAYEQSGEWKPDVAASKIDEAVSKLGKNGFQAVYSANDGMAGAIIDALHKAGRTDVPVGGQDASLDAIRRILTGEQAYTIYKPYQPETEAAANMAVYLVKGIDITSVAAAVTQSGDKQIPSMLLTPVVVTKDKIAETVIDGGLYKAEEICTPQFAKACKDAGIPGSY; this is encoded by the coding sequence ATGAACTCGATGACGCGTCGACTCGTCATCGGCACGGCCGCCGTGTCGATGACGCTGTCGCTCGCCGCCTGCGGGGACGACAAGTCCTCGTCCTCGGGCAACCAGTCCATCGGACTGCTGCTGCCCGAGCGCTCCTCGTCCACCCGCTACGAGGCGTTCGACAAGCCGTTGATCCAGACCTCGGTCGAGGGGCTGTGCACCAAGTGCACCCTCGACTACGCCAACGCCGACGGCGACGAGAAGGTCCAGAAGCAGCAGTTCGACGCGCTGCTCTCGCGCGGGGTCAAGGTGATCCTGCTCGACCCGGTGAACGCCGCCGTCACCGCGCCCTGGGTCGAGGAGGCCAAGAAGAAGGGCACCAAGGTCATCGCGTACGACCGGCTGGCCGCCGGCGACGTCATCGCCTACATCTCCTTCGACAACCAGCGCACCGGCGAACTCCAGGGCCAGGCCCTGCTGGACGCGATGGGCCGGGCCGGCAAGAAGCCCGCCGACTCCGAGATCCTGATGATCAACGGCGCGGAGACCGACCCCAACGCCGGCGCCTTCAAGACCGGCGCGCACCTGGCCCTGGACGGCAAGGTCAAGCGGATCGCCTACGAGCAGTCCGGCGAGTGGAAGCCCGACGTCGCCGCGTCGAAGATCGACGAGGCGGTCTCCAAGCTCGGCAAGAACGGCTTCCAGGCCGTCTACTCGGCCAACGACGGCATGGCCGGCGCCATCATCGACGCGCTGCACAAGGCCGGCCGCACCGACGTGCCGGTCGGCGGGCAGGACGCCTCGCTGGACGCGATCCGCCGGATCCTCACCGGCGAGCAGGCGTACACCATCTACAAGCCGTACCAGCCGGAGACCGAGGCCGCCGCCAACATGGCGGTCTACCTGGTCAAGGGCATCGACATCACCTCGGTGGCGGCCGCCGTCACCCAGTCCGGCGACAAGCAGATCCCCTCGATGCTGCTCACCCCGGTCGTGGTCACCAAGGACAAGATCGCCGAGACGGTCATCGACGGCGGCCTCTACAAGGCCGAGGAGATCTGCACCCCGCAGTTCGCCAAGGCCTGCAAGGACGCCGGCATCCCCGGCTCCTACTGA
- a CDS encoding MFS transporter, which yields MGDRRNRPLRVLLGASVLANTGDGVLRTGLLLVVAHLTGSVNASSLVMAVSTVPWLLFGIPAGLLADRAGRKGLMVAADGARALLILGIGAAAWAGALSLPLLLALAFLVGTAETVFNTSSETVLPTVVPAAELARANGQLATTVRVTGQFVAPALAGWLTALAAPVTFLVAGAGYLGSMLRLTALPPGTGRVPGPERAERGGAEWGTAERGGAGRSGVWDGPAFLLRNRVVRVITLAGVLTTLANTSFLALFVVYATSGPLHLGDAGYGVLLSSVGVGTAFGSLTAHRAERRFGSAPVLCATRLGWGLVFTAPVFLHGPALFAAMTVGSGLGGMWGVLTVTIRQRLTPPRIRGAVGGAYRAAIMSAMPAGAAVGLLLQRLLGTPGTFLLFGAGMVALAVPVWRAVTAEQPGAEQPGVERPGPEGPERPEGERAGRHPRTRRRAARSGQ from the coding sequence GTGGGAGATCGGAGGAACCGGCCGCTGCGGGTGCTGCTCGGCGCGTCCGTGCTGGCCAACACCGGCGACGGCGTGCTGCGCACCGGCCTGCTGCTGGTGGTGGCGCACCTGACGGGGTCGGTGAACGCCTCGTCGCTGGTGATGGCGGTCAGCACGGTGCCGTGGCTGCTGTTCGGCATCCCGGCCGGGCTGCTCGCCGACCGGGCCGGGCGCAAGGGCCTGATGGTGGCCGCGGACGGGGCGCGGGCGCTGCTGATCCTCGGGATCGGGGCCGCCGCCTGGGCCGGGGCGCTGTCGCTGCCGCTGCTGCTGGCCCTGGCGTTCCTGGTCGGCACCGCCGAGACGGTGTTCAACACCAGCAGCGAGACCGTCCTGCCGACCGTCGTCCCCGCCGCGGAGCTGGCCCGGGCCAACGGGCAGCTCGCCACCACCGTCCGGGTCACCGGCCAGTTCGTCGCCCCCGCGCTGGCCGGCTGGCTGACCGCACTGGCCGCCCCCGTCACCTTCCTGGTCGCGGGCGCCGGCTACCTGGGCTCGATGCTGCGGCTCACCGCCCTGCCGCCCGGGACCGGCCGCGTCCCGGGCCCGGAACGGGCAGAACGGGGAGGCGCAGAATGGGGAACGGCGGAACGGGGAGGGGCCGGGCGGTCGGGGGTGTGGGACGGCCCGGCGTTCCTGCTGCGCAACCGGGTGGTCCGGGTGATCACGCTGGCCGGGGTGCTCACCACGCTGGCGAACACCTCGTTCCTGGCGCTGTTCGTGGTGTACGCGACCAGCGGCCCGCTGCACCTCGGCGACGCGGGCTACGGCGTGCTGCTCAGCTCGGTGGGCGTCGGCACCGCGTTCGGCTCGCTCACCGCGCACCGGGCCGAACGCCGCTTCGGCAGCGCGCCGGTGCTGTGCGCGACCCGGCTCGGCTGGGGGCTGGTGTTCACCGCGCCGGTGTTCCTGCACGGCCCGGCGCTGTTCGCGGCGATGACGGTCGGCAGCGGCCTGGGCGGCATGTGGGGCGTGCTCACCGTGACGATCCGCCAGCGGCTGACCCCGCCGCGGATCCGCGGCGCGGTGGGCGGCGCCTACCGGGCGGCGATCATGAGCGCGATGCCGGCCGGCGCGGCCGTCGGCCTGCTGCTCCAGCGGCTGCTGGGCACGCCCGGCACCTTCCTGCTGTTCGGCGCCGGCATGGTGGCGCTGGCCGTCCCGGTCTGGCGGGCCGTCACCGCCGAGCAGCCGGGAGCGGAGCAGCCCGGGGTCGAACGGCCGGGGCCGGAAGGGCCGGAGCGGCCGGAGGGGGAGCGGGCGGGGCGGCACCCCCGCACAAGGCGTCGCGCCGCCCGCTCCGGTCAGTAG
- a CDS encoding DMT family transporter gives MSAHDSATVLRPIAVGGTAQAALGVFAFSFSFPATAWALEGFGPWTVTGLRGTLAGLLAGVCLLAAGARVPPRSAWPGLAAVAVGCAVGFPLLSTLALRLSSTAHSAVVIGLLPLATAAVGALRAGGLRAGARPPRAFWLAALAGAAVVLAFTVQQSGGAGLTTADLYLFGALLVCAFGYAEGGRLARDLPGWQVIGWGVVAALPVNALTGALALTAEPVHGNWHGLTGLAYLAAVSQFGGFVVWYRGMAAIGVPRASQLQLAQPLLTLCWAVLLLAETLPATAVPTALAVVACIAATQRAGKGTGKGRGQSGGDGGGAPSQ, from the coding sequence ATGTCAGCACACGATAGCGCTACCGTACTCCGCCCGATAGCGGTCGGCGGCACCGCCCAGGCCGCCCTCGGGGTGTTCGCCTTCTCGTTCAGCTTCCCCGCCACCGCCTGGGCCCTGGAGGGCTTCGGGCCGTGGACGGTCACCGGCCTGCGCGGCACCCTCGCCGGGCTGCTCGCCGGGGTCTGCCTGCTGGCCGCCGGCGCCCGCGTCCCGCCCCGCTCGGCCTGGCCGGGACTGGCGGCCGTCGCGGTGGGCTGCGCGGTCGGCTTCCCGCTGCTCTCCACGCTCGCGCTGCGGCTCTCCTCCACCGCGCACTCCGCGGTCGTCATCGGCCTGCTGCCGCTGGCCACCGCCGCCGTCGGCGCGCTGCGGGCCGGCGGGCTGCGGGCCGGGGCCCGTCCGCCGCGCGCGTTCTGGCTCGCCGCGCTCGCCGGGGCCGCCGTCGTCCTCGCCTTCACCGTCCAGCAGAGCGGCGGCGCGGGCCTGACCACCGCCGACCTCTACCTGTTCGGGGCGCTGCTGGTCTGCGCGTTCGGCTACGCGGAGGGCGGCCGCCTCGCCCGGGACCTGCCCGGCTGGCAGGTCATCGGCTGGGGCGTGGTCGCCGCGCTGCCCGTCAACGCCCTCACCGGCGCGCTCGCGCTGACCGCCGAACCCGTGCACGGGAACTGGCACGGCCTCACCGGCCTCGCCTACCTGGCGGCGGTCTCGCAGTTCGGCGGCTTCGTCGTCTGGTACCGGGGCATGGCCGCGATCGGCGTGCCCCGCGCCAGCCAACTCCAGCTCGCCCAGCCCCTGTTGACGCTCTGCTGGGCGGTCCTGCTGCTCGCCGAGACGCTGCCCGCCACCGCCGTCCCCACCGCGCTGGCGGTGGTCGCCTGCATCGCGGCGACCCAGCGGGCCGGGAAGGGGACGGGAAAGGGCCGGGGTCAGTCCGGCGGGGACGGCGGCGGGGCGCCCAGCCAGTAG
- a CDS encoding PLP-dependent aminotransferase family protein, with amino-acid sequence MTVQELTDALRSTVLRYSPGERIPSSRELVERYRVSPVSVSRAIRELVAEGVVVSRPGAGVFRAEPRPGPAARGDFSWQEVALSAEAGAPPARVVDASGVLAALALAPPEVVDLNSGYPHASLLPERALAGALARAARRPGAWGRPPLEGLPELRGWFAREVGGGVTAAEVLITAGGQSALTCALRSLAPPGAPVLVESPTYPGLLAIARAAGLRPVPVPVDADGVIPERLAEAFAVSGARLFVCQPLFQNPTGTVLPAGRRRAVLAAAKRAGAFVVEDDFARLLAHPGAGELPAPLVADDPDGTVVHVRSLTKAASPSLRVGALVARGPALARLRSVQAVDSFFVPRPLQEAALELVTSADWPRHLRALARELADRQQLFAAALARRAPALLPPLLPRGGFHLWLPLPAQLDPAALTAAALRHGVALSPGRNYFTAEPAPRTRVSLAAAETRAQLATAVDRLAAALESLDRPAS; translated from the coding sequence ATGACCGTCCAGGAGCTCACCGACGCACTGCGCAGCACGGTGTTGCGCTACTCACCGGGTGAGCGGATCCCCAGTAGCAGGGAGCTGGTGGAGCGCTACCGGGTCAGTCCGGTGTCGGTGTCCCGGGCGATCCGGGAGCTGGTCGCGGAGGGCGTGGTGGTGTCCCGGCCGGGGGCGGGGGTGTTCCGGGCCGAGCCGCGGCCGGGGCCCGCCGCGCGGGGGGACTTCTCCTGGCAGGAGGTGGCGCTCAGCGCGGAGGCGGGGGCCCCGCCCGCCCGGGTGGTGGACGCCTCGGGGGTGCTGGCGGCGCTCGCGCTGGCCCCGCCGGAGGTGGTCGACCTGAACAGCGGCTACCCGCACGCCTCGCTGCTGCCGGAGCGGGCGCTGGCCGGCGCACTGGCCCGGGCCGCCCGGCGGCCCGGCGCGTGGGGGCGGCCGCCGCTGGAGGGGCTGCCGGAGCTGCGCGGCTGGTTCGCCCGCGAGGTGGGCGGCGGGGTGACGGCGGCGGAGGTGCTGATCACCGCGGGCGGGCAGAGCGCGCTGACCTGCGCGCTGCGTTCGCTGGCCCCGCCGGGCGCGCCGGTGCTGGTCGAATCCCCCACCTACCCGGGCCTGTTGGCGATCGCCCGGGCGGCGGGCCTGCGCCCGGTGCCGGTGCCGGTGGACGCGGACGGGGTGATCCCGGAGCGGCTGGCCGAGGCGTTCGCGGTGTCGGGGGCGCGGCTGTTCGTCTGCCAGCCGCTGTTCCAGAACCCGACCGGCACCGTTCTGCCCGCGGGGCGGCGGCGGGCGGTGCTGGCGGCCGCGAAGCGGGCGGGGGCGTTCGTGGTGGAGGACGACTTCGCCCGGCTGCTGGCCCACCCCGGCGCGGGCGAGCTGCCCGCGCCGCTGGTCGCCGACGACCCGGACGGCACCGTGGTGCACGTCCGTTCGCTGACCAAGGCGGCCTCGCCAAGCTTGCGGGTGGGCGCGCTGGTGGCCCGCGGCCCGGCGCTGGCCCGGCTGCGCTCGGTCCAGGCGGTGGATTCGTTCTTCGTCCCCCGGCCGCTCCAGGAGGCCGCCCTCGAACTGGTCACCTCCGCCGACTGGCCGCGCCACCTGCGCGCGCTGGCCCGCGAGTTGGCCGACCGGCAGCAGCTCTTCGCCGCCGCCCTGGCCCGGCGCGCCCCGGCCCTGCTGCCGCCGCTGCTCCCCCGCGGCGGGTTCCACCTGTGGCTGCCGCTGCCCGCCCAGCTCGACCCGGCGGCGCTCACCGCCGCCGCGCTGCGCCACGGCGTCGCCCTCTCCCCGGGCCGGAACTACTTCACCGCCGAGCCCGCGCCCCGCACCCGGGTCAGTCTCGCGGCCGCCGAGACCCGGGCCCAACTCGCCACCGCCGTCGACCGGTTGGCCGCCGCCCTGGAATCGCTCGACCGGCCGGCCTCCTGA
- a CDS encoding DMT family transporter, which produces MTQGAVPFVVLAAALLHAVWNALVHGVRDRIAGIAQMNLVFVAFGVLLALFVPPPGADALPYLLASAALQTGYQLLLARAYGLGDFGQLYPIARGTSPAVVALLSATVLHRPLPAGQLAAVAVISLGLTGLALVGGLPGREQLPAIGAALGNGVLIAGYTVVDAGGVRAADSAAGYIAWMFVLQGLAVLAAVAAVRRRTLLPALRANPVVGLGGGLMSLTAYGLVVWAQTVGDLPAIAALRETSIVIAALIGTLVLRERLGTLRLAASATVLAGIALLELAH; this is translated from the coding sequence GTGACCCAGGGCGCCGTCCCGTTCGTGGTGCTGGCCGCCGCACTGCTGCACGCCGTGTGGAACGCGCTGGTGCACGGGGTGCGCGACCGGATCGCCGGGATCGCGCAGATGAACCTGGTGTTCGTGGCCTTCGGCGTGCTGCTCGCGCTGTTCGTCCCGCCGCCCGGTGCGGACGCGCTGCCCTACCTGCTGGCCTCCGCCGCGCTCCAGACCGGCTACCAGCTGCTGCTGGCCCGCGCCTACGGCCTCGGCGACTTCGGGCAGCTGTACCCGATCGCCCGCGGCACCTCCCCGGCCGTGGTCGCCCTGCTCTCCGCCACCGTCCTGCACCGCCCGCTGCCCGCCGGACAGCTCGCCGCCGTCGCGGTGATCTCACTCGGCCTGACCGGCCTGGCGCTGGTCGGCGGCCTCCCCGGGCGGGAGCAACTCCCGGCGATCGGCGCCGCGTTGGGCAACGGCGTGCTGATCGCGGGCTACACCGTGGTGGACGCGGGCGGGGTCCGGGCCGCGGACTCGGCCGCCGGGTACATCGCCTGGATGTTCGTCCTGCAGGGCCTGGCCGTCCTCGCCGCGGTGGCCGCCGTCCGCCGCCGCACCCTGCTGCCCGCCCTGCGCGCGAACCCCGTGGTCGGGCTCGGCGGCGGGCTGATGTCGCTCACCGCGTACGGGCTGGTGGTCTGGGCGCAGACCGTCGGCGACCTGCCCGCCATCGCCGCGCTGCGCGAGACCTCCATCGTCATCGCCGCCCTGATCGGGACCCTGGTGCTGCGCGAACGCCTCGGCACCCTGCGGCTGGCCGCCAGCGCCACCGTGCTGGCCGGCATCGCGCTGCTGGAGCTCGCGCACTGA
- a CDS encoding 1-phosphofructokinase family hexose kinase, whose protein sequence is MILTVTPNPALDVTYTVPGFRPHASHRVTEAVAQAGGKGVNVARVLTALGRPARCVLPLGGPTGDAVRADLAAAGLDHAEVPVGGDTRRTITVADGTDATVLNEPGPALTPAEWDALLDETARHLPQAAVLVLSGSLPPGAPADGYGQLVALGRRFGLPVVLDADGPALLAALPARPTVIKPNAAELTAATGLPDPRGAARVLLRRGAESVLASLGPAGLLAVDPHGTWRCAPPAPVPGNPTGAGDATVAALAAGLSGNAGWPAILPDAVALSAATVHHPRAGHFHTPTYHHLRATLTATRLPH, encoded by the coding sequence GTGATCCTCACCGTCACACCCAATCCGGCGCTGGACGTCACCTACACCGTCCCCGGGTTCCGCCCGCACGCCAGCCACCGGGTCACCGAAGCGGTCGCCCAGGCGGGCGGCAAGGGCGTCAACGTGGCCCGGGTGCTCACCGCGCTGGGCCGCCCCGCCCGCTGCGTCCTGCCGCTCGGCGGCCCCACCGGAGACGCCGTCCGCGCCGACCTGGCCGCCGCCGGACTCGACCACGCCGAGGTGCCGGTCGGCGGCGACACCCGACGCACCATCACCGTCGCGGACGGCACCGACGCCACCGTCCTCAACGAACCCGGCCCCGCCCTGACCCCCGCCGAATGGGACGCCCTGCTCGACGAGACCGCCCGCCACCTCCCGCAGGCCGCCGTCCTGGTCCTCTCCGGCAGCCTCCCGCCCGGCGCCCCCGCCGACGGCTACGGCCAACTCGTCGCCCTGGGACGCCGGTTCGGCCTCCCCGTGGTCCTCGACGCGGACGGCCCGGCCCTGCTCGCCGCCCTCCCCGCCCGCCCCACCGTGATCAAACCGAACGCCGCCGAACTCACCGCCGCCACCGGCCTCCCCGACCCCCGCGGCGCCGCCCGGGTCCTGCTCCGCCGCGGCGCCGAATCCGTCCTCGCCTCCCTCGGCCCCGCCGGCCTGCTCGCCGTCGACCCCCACGGCACCTGGCGCTGCGCCCCACCCGCCCCCGTCCCCGGCAACCCCACCGGCGCAGGCGACGCCACCGTCGCCGCCCTCGCCGCCGGCCTCTCCGGCAACGCCGGCTGGCCCGCCATCCTCCCCGACGCCGTCGCCCTCTCCGCCGCCACGGTCCACCACCCCCGCGCCGGCCACTTCCACACCCCCACCTACCACCACCTCCGCGCCACCCTCACCGCCACCCGCCTCCCCCACTGA
- a CDS encoding ROK family protein, whose amino-acid sequence MAAVPSPSQVVAAVDLGGTKTAGAIVTGGGELLARTERPTAAGGDAEAVFAGVAGVLDELARHPAWPVVTAVGVGSAGPVDTVAGTVSPVNIPSWRGFPLARRIAERTALPVRLLGDGVALAEAEHWLGAAAGYRDALCMVVSTGVGGGLVLGGRVHPGPSGNAGHIGHLSVQWDGEPCPCGGHGCLEGLASGPAIVRRALAAGWRPVDGTPRTARAVADAARGGDPAARTAFDLAARALAAAIAGTAALVELQAVVIGGGVAQSGPLLLDPLARHLPDYAGLPFTHGIAVHPARFGPDAGLVGAAAAALRERPGRERPRRE is encoded by the coding sequence GTGGCTGCCGTCCCGTCCCCGTCGCAGGTGGTGGCCGCCGTGGACCTCGGCGGGACGAAGACCGCCGGTGCGATCGTCACCGGTGGCGGCGAGTTGCTGGCCCGGACCGAGCGGCCGACGGCGGCGGGCGGGGACGCCGAGGCGGTGTTCGCGGGTGTCGCGGGTGTCCTGGACGAGCTGGCCCGGCATCCGGCCTGGCCGGTCGTCACGGCGGTCGGGGTGGGCAGCGCGGGGCCCGTCGACACCGTGGCGGGCACGGTCTCCCCGGTCAACATCCCGTCCTGGCGCGGTTTTCCGCTGGCCCGGCGGATCGCGGAGCGCACCGCGCTGCCGGTGCGCCTGCTGGGCGACGGGGTCGCGCTGGCCGAGGCCGAGCACTGGCTGGGCGCCGCCGCCGGTTACCGTGACGCGCTCTGCATGGTGGTCTCCACCGGTGTCGGCGGCGGCCTGGTCCTGGGCGGCCGGGTCCATCCCGGCCCGAGCGGGAACGCCGGGCACATCGGCCACCTGAGCGTCCAGTGGGACGGCGAGCCCTGTCCGTGCGGCGGGCACGGCTGCCTGGAGGGGCTGGCCAGCGGCCCCGCGATCGTCCGCCGCGCCCTCGCCGCCGGCTGGCGTCCCGTCGACGGCACTCCCCGCACCGCCCGCGCGGTCGCCGACGCGGCCCGCGGCGGCGACCCCGCCGCCCGCACCGCCTTCGACCTCGCCGCCCGGGCCCTGGCCGCCGCGATCGCCGGTACCGCCGCCCTGGTCGAGCTCCAGGCCGTGGTGATCGGCGGTGGCGTCGCCCAGTCCGGCCCGCTGCTGCTGGACCCGCTCGCCCGCCACCTCCCCGACTACGCCGGCCTGCCCTTCACCCACGGCATCGCCGTCCACCCCGCCCGTTTCGGCCCGGACGCCGGCCTGGTCGGCGCGGCGGCGGCGGCCCTGCGCGAACGACCGGGACGCGAACGACCGCGACGGGAGTGA
- a CDS encoding helix-turn-helix domain-containing protein — MEPVDPLALWEIATPSRSWRLPGVAMAGFRARGAADLGVVPFPAVTLAIDLGAQPLVVADGGRRVAGSAVVGLAPEGLRGCGRDVVCLQVRLSPVVAHAALEGLAAEGGPLLALDELWGRDAARWEERLRAAPSWESRFGLVAGALAARLARGRRADPEVAYVWAELTRSHGAVRVDGLAAEVGWSRKRLWSRFRAQVGLSPKQAARLVRFDHAAHRLAAGQRPAAVAAEAGYADQSHLHREVADFARVTPSAVAREPWLSVDGVAWSAPGYLR; from the coding sequence ATGGAGCCCGTCGATCCGCTCGCGTTGTGGGAGATCGCCACTCCGTCGCGCTCCTGGCGGCTGCCCGGGGTGGCGATGGCCGGGTTCCGGGCGCGCGGGGCGGCGGATCTGGGGGTGGTGCCGTTCCCGGCGGTGACGTTGGCGATCGATCTGGGGGCGCAGCCGCTGGTGGTCGCGGACGGCGGGCGGCGGGTGGCCGGGAGCGCGGTGGTGGGGCTGGCGCCGGAGGGGTTGCGGGGCTGCGGGCGGGACGTGGTGTGCCTGCAGGTGCGCCTGTCGCCGGTGGTCGCGCACGCGGCGCTGGAGGGTCTGGCGGCGGAGGGCGGTCCGCTGCTGGCCCTGGACGAGCTGTGGGGGCGGGACGCGGCCCGCTGGGAGGAGCGGCTGCGGGCGGCGCCGTCCTGGGAGTCCCGGTTCGGCCTGGTGGCCGGGGCGTTGGCCGCCCGGCTCGCGCGGGGCCGCCGGGCGGATCCGGAAGTCGCTTACGTTTGGGCCGAGTTGACGCGTTCGCACGGTGCCGTGCGGGTGGACGGGCTGGCCGCGGAGGTGGGGTGGAGCCGCAAGCGGCTGTGGTCGCGGTTCCGGGCGCAGGTGGGGCTGTCCCCCAAGCAGGCGGCCCGGCTGGTGCGGTTCGACCACGCGGCGCACCGGTTGGCGGCGGGGCAGCGCCCGGCGGCCGTCGCGGCGGAGGCCGGCTACGCGGACCAGTCGCACCTGCACCGGGAGGTCGCCGACTTCGCCCGGGTGACGCCGTCGGCGGTGGCCCGCGAGCCGTGGCTGTCGGTGGACGGGGTGGCCTGGTCCGCCCCCGGCTACCTGCGCTGA
- a CDS encoding class I SAM-dependent methyltransferase, which yields MTENLFTSLSRYGVDAPGFIASTSALGAACTLAAATARPFRGRAAVAGLGAGLLLQAGVYLHTTLHGKFRVWERELDALGLRGDERALDLGCGRGMVLVGTARRLPRGRAVGVDLWASKDQSGNTPDATLANAVAAGVRDRVEVHTADITGLPFPDADFDLVTSALVLHNIPTMAARLRAVDEALRVLRPGGRLLVADISPMVRRYAAHLGAGTVRDLGPAYWYGGPWLPVSMLGLRKDAPDQDA from the coding sequence ATGACCGAGAACCTGTTCACGTCCCTGTCCCGGTACGGCGTCGACGCGCCCGGTTTCATCGCCTCGACCTCCGCCCTCGGCGCGGCCTGCACGCTGGCGGCCGCCACCGCCCGCCCGTTCCGCGGCCGGGCGGCGGTGGCGGGGCTGGGGGCCGGGCTGCTGCTGCAGGCGGGGGTTTACCTGCACACCACGCTGCACGGCAAGTTCCGGGTTTGGGAGCGGGAGTTGGACGCACTGGGGCTGCGCGGCGACGAGCGGGCGCTGGACCTGGGCTGCGGCCGGGGCATGGTGCTGGTCGGGACGGCGCGGCGGCTGCCGCGCGGGCGGGCGGTGGGGGTGGACCTGTGGGCGTCGAAGGACCAGAGCGGCAACACCCCGGACGCGACGCTGGCCAACGCCGTCGCGGCCGGCGTCCGGGACCGGGTCGAGGTGCACACCGCCGACATCACCGGACTGCCGTTCCCCGACGCGGACTTCGACCTGGTCACCTCCGCCCTGGTGCTCCACAACATCCCCACCATGGCCGCCCGGCTGCGCGCCGTGGACGAGGCGCTGCGGGTGCTGCGCCCGGGCGGCCGGCTGCTGGTCGCGGACATCTCCCCGATGGTCCGCCGCTACGCCGCGCACCTGGGCGCGGGCACCGTCCGCGACCTCGGCCCGGCGTACTGGTACGGCGGCCCGTGGCTGCCGGTGTCGATGCTCGGACTCCGCAAGGACGCCCCGGACCAGGACGCCTAG